A genomic segment from Streptomyces sp. NBC_00459 encodes:
- a CDS encoding carbohydrate ABC transporter permease: MSAAETTTPAKLPPSKRHTPPPPPGTDAPPARRTPRATAAIPWALLAPCLLILALVLGYPLVRLVTLSFQKFGQSQLWGFQPAESVGFDNFAKVLGDSEFWDVVVRTIVFAVGCVVLTMVGGMLIALLLQRVSGWMKTLINIVLVASWGMPIIVATTVFKWLFDSDYGIVNALLSKLPGVELIGHNWFASGPQGLAVIMLLVVWGAVPFVVITLGAGLTQVPKELEEAARLDGAGAWGVFRYVTLPILKPIIVMLTTLSVIWDMGVFPQVFVMRGGHPEAEFQLLTTYSYDRAFAVNDYAQGSAIALLTVVLLLGVVAVYMRQMLKIGDVE; the protein is encoded by the coding sequence ATGAGTGCCGCTGAGACGACCACCCCTGCCAAGCTGCCGCCGTCGAAGCGGCACACGCCCCCGCCGCCGCCCGGCACGGACGCACCACCCGCGAGACGGACCCCGAGGGCCACCGCGGCGATCCCGTGGGCCCTGCTCGCCCCCTGTCTGCTGATCCTCGCGCTCGTCCTCGGCTATCCACTCGTCCGTCTGGTCACCCTCTCCTTCCAGAAGTTCGGGCAGTCCCAGCTGTGGGGTTTCCAGCCGGCCGAGTCGGTGGGCTTCGACAACTTCGCCAAGGTGCTCGGCGACAGCGAGTTCTGGGACGTCGTCGTCCGCACGATCGTCTTCGCCGTCGGGTGCGTGGTCCTCACGATGGTCGGCGGCATGCTGATCGCGCTGTTGCTCCAGCGGGTGAGCGGCTGGATGAAGACGCTCATCAACATCGTCCTGGTGGCCAGCTGGGGCATGCCGATCATCGTGGCGACCACCGTCTTCAAGTGGCTGTTCGACTCCGACTACGGGATCGTCAACGCGCTGCTCAGCAAGCTGCCCGGCGTCGAGCTGATCGGCCACAACTGGTTCGCGAGCGGACCGCAGGGCCTGGCCGTGATCATGCTGCTCGTGGTCTGGGGCGCGGTGCCGTTCGTGGTGATCACGCTCGGCGCGGGACTGACCCAGGTCCCGAAGGAACTGGAGGAGGCGGCCCGGCTGGACGGAGCGGGCGCCTGGGGCGTCTTCCGTTACGTCACCCTCCCCATCCTCAAGCCGATCATCGTGATGCTCACGACCCTGTCGGTCATCTGGGACATGGGTGTGTTCCCCCAGGTGTTCGTCATGCGGGGCGGCCACCCCGAGGCCGAGTTCCAGCTCCTGACCACCTACTCCTACGACCGGGCCTTCGCCGTCAACGACTACGCCCAGGGCTCGGCGATCGCCCTGCTCACCGTGGTGCTGCTGCTCGGTGTCGTCGCCGTCTACATGCGCCAGATGCTGAAGATCGGAGACGTCGAATGA
- a CDS encoding extracellular solute-binding protein, producing the protein MKRKLIAAIGIAGMMVSVAACGDSGSGGSDNTGADAKELTVWLTVDAQNNWPELVKAADAALTKKHPGIKINHEYYGWPDKNAKLDAVLATDKAPDVVEMGNTEMLGYMVKGAFAPLDPAKFDNSAAWLDGLKASVTYDGKTYGVPYYAGGRVANWRKDVAASVGVKSVPKTYAELTSALDKIQKKEGDKYNAWYQPTRDWYAAMSFVYDAGGSIAEESGGQWKANLSSPESVKGLTEFKNVIDKYMHGDKTKDESDRYIVYGQGKTSMIFAAAWEGATAEAPENDKTGKLKGNLENFVMPGPSGKNMPVFLGGSDLAVPVKSKAQSVAAEWINAYTGASGQKGLIAKGNLPNNKTDLATLKSDPATAVPATAAESNWFVPMAPGWGQVEKAQILQTMLQNIGTGKKTVEAAAKEADAAIDEVINVK; encoded by the coding sequence GTGAAGCGCAAGCTGATAGCCGCGATCGGTATCGCGGGCATGATGGTCTCCGTCGCGGCATGCGGGGACAGTGGCAGTGGCGGCTCGGACAACACCGGCGCCGACGCCAAGGAGCTGACCGTCTGGCTGACCGTGGACGCGCAGAACAACTGGCCCGAGCTGGTGAAGGCCGCCGACGCCGCGCTGACGAAGAAGCACCCCGGCATCAAGATCAACCACGAGTACTACGGCTGGCCCGACAAGAACGCCAAGCTCGACGCCGTCCTCGCCACGGACAAGGCCCCCGACGTGGTCGAGATGGGCAACACCGAGATGCTCGGCTACATGGTCAAGGGTGCCTTCGCCCCCCTCGACCCGGCGAAGTTCGACAACTCGGCCGCCTGGCTGGACGGCCTCAAGGCCTCCGTCACCTACGACGGCAAGACGTACGGCGTCCCCTACTACGCCGGTGGCCGCGTCGCCAACTGGCGCAAGGACGTGGCGGCTTCGGTCGGCGTCAAGTCCGTGCCGAAGACGTACGCCGAACTCACCTCCGCCCTGGACAAGATCCAGAAGAAGGAGGGCGACAAGTACAACGCCTGGTACCAGCCCACCCGCGACTGGTACGCCGCCATGTCCTTCGTGTACGACGCCGGCGGCTCGATCGCCGAGGAGTCGGGCGGCCAGTGGAAGGCGAACCTCTCCTCGCCGGAGTCCGTCAAGGGCCTCACCGAGTTCAAGAACGTCATCGACAAGTACATGCACGGCGACAAGACCAAGGACGAGTCCGACCGCTACATCGTCTACGGCCAGGGCAAGACGAGCATGATCTTCGCGGCCGCCTGGGAGGGCGCGACCGCCGAGGCGCCGGAGAACGACAAGACCGGCAAGCTCAAGGGCAACCTGGAGAACTTCGTGATGCCCGGCCCGTCCGGCAAGAACATGCCGGTCTTCCTGGGCGGTTCCGACCTCGCCGTCCCGGTGAAGTCGAAGGCGCAGAGCGTCGCCGCCGAGTGGATCAACGCCTACACCGGAGCGAGCGGCCAGAAGGGCCTGATCGCCAAGGGCAACCTGCCCAACAACAAGACCGACCTCGCCACCCTGAAGAGCGACCCGGCGACGGCGGTCCCGGCCACGGCGGCCGAGTCCAACTGGTTCGTGCCGATGGCACCGGGCTGGGGCCAGGTCGAGAAGGCCCAGATCCTGCAGACGATGCTGCAGAACATCGGCACCGGCAAGAAGACGGTCGAGGCCGCCGCGAAGGAAGCGGACGCGGCGATCGACGAGGTCATCAACGTCAAGTAG